The following coding sequences are from one Deinococcus aerius window:
- a CDS encoding VOC family protein: protein MLRIGSIVWGVRDVPRAVAFWCAALDYRPREEPEDDWAVLVPRARSGVQLALKLVTSEAKTHRRHHLDLYAGDQAAEVERLLGLGAGRVDWRYEPDADYVVLADPDGNRFCVVQKAE from the coding sequence ATGCTGCGAATCGGGTCCATCGTGTGGGGCGTGCGGGACGTGCCGCGGGCCGTGGCGTTCTGGTGCGCGGCGCTCGACTACCGCCCGCGCGAGGAGCCGGAGGACGACTGGGCGGTGCTCGTGCCGCGGGCGCGGTCCGGCGTGCAACTCGCCCTCAAGCTCGTGACCTCCGAGGCGAAAACGCACCGCAGGCACCACCTCGACCTGTACGCCGGGGACCAGGCGGCGGAGGTCGAGCGGCTGCTGGGGCTGGGGGCCGGGCGGGTGGACTGGCGGTACGAGCCGGACGCGGACTACGTCGTCCTTGCCGACCCGGACGGCAACCGGTTCTGCGTAGTACAGAAGGCTGAGTAG
- a CDS encoding secondary thiamine-phosphate synthase enzyme YjbQ: MWAQHDLRLRPFPRGFHLITREVVGAVPELARVRVGLLHVFIAHTSASLALNENASPDVRRDFERFFNHLVPDGWREFEHTLEGPDDMAAHVKASLLGPSLTLPVREGRLALGTWQGIYLCEHREEGGGRRLVLTLQGEEG, translated from the coding sequence ATGTGGGCACAACATGACCTGCGGCTGAGGCCCTTTCCCCGTGGTTTTCACCTCATCACCCGGGAGGTGGTGGGCGCCGTGCCGGAACTCGCGCGGGTGAGGGTGGGCCTGCTGCACGTCTTCATCGCGCACACGTCCGCCAGCCTGGCGCTGAACGAGAATGCCTCACCGGACGTGCGGCGCGACTTCGAGCGGTTTTTCAACCACCTTGTCCCGGACGGGTGGCGGGAGTTCGAGCACACGCTGGAGGGGCCGGACGACATGGCGGCGCATGTGAAGGCGAGCCTGCTGGGGCCGTCACTCACGTTGCCGGTGCGGGAGGGGCGGCTGGCGCTGGGGACGTGGCAGGGCATCTATCTGTGCGAGCACCGGGAGGAGGGTGGCGGGCGGCGGCTGGTGTTGACGCTTCAGGGGGAGGAGGGGTGA
- a CDS encoding penicillin acylase family protein, translated as MRGLGRLGRGLLWVVLLVLIAALGVVVWLKVTSNPRVSGTVTLPGLSGPVTITRDAWGVPHIRAQASDEDAMFALGLVHWQDRAWQMDFQRRVSQGRLSEVLGEAALPQDRFLRTWGFYRAAQSALPALSERSRRMVRAYTAGVNAGMAQRKVAPEFRILGYTPEPWTDVDSIAWSKLMAYDLGGNYDDELLGVRILKRLGEGGLNEVLPPYPADGPTILSRDELGLGAKAGGTDLQQATLPDATLRALQAHLDAARALGMERVPGKGSNDWVIGGQRTASGKPILADDPHLALSSPMLWYLADVQGPRLRAIGASIPGLPGIVIGRNDRVAWGVTNVNPDVQDLYIEPATARLTTRTEVIKVKGGQDVRLTVRESAHGPIVSDVGAGELGPRVALKWTALQPGDTTFDAFLGLNYARNWRDFTAALEKYVAPSQNFVYADVDGNTGYYAPGRVPIRRGWDGSLPVPGDGSREWTGYIPFARLPHTYNPADGLVVTANNQVVPSSYPYTLANIRNWAEPYRAGRITDLLTAKPTGLTLDDVKRVQLDTTSLVWRDLKPLLLATQPEGDLSRRALDLLRGWDGNQTTASVPSTIFEAWLAELQAMAQDELGDSTRLNSLAVRNQLRAGGELCRDEADGQQDCADELRSSLGRAVERLANRLGPDPGGWTYGKVHTVASNHRAFGNVKALAWLFNHSTPTNGGTNTVNVARPDPDTMRQTHGPSYRQIVDLSNMNRSVYVGSLGQGGNPLGDHVTDQQTLWAAGDYLPMSTDEGDWGKTRTLTLNPGR; from the coding sequence ATGAGGGGACTCGGGCGGCTGGGACGGGGCTTGTTGTGGGTGGTGCTGCTGGTGCTGATCGCGGCGCTGGGGGTTGTGGTGTGGCTGAAGGTCACCTCCAACCCCCGGGTGAGCGGGACGGTGACGCTGCCGGGCCTTTCGGGGCCGGTGACGATCACGCGCGATGCCTGGGGCGTGCCGCACATTCGCGCGCAGGCGTCGGACGAGGACGCGATGTTCGCCCTGGGCCTCGTCCACTGGCAGGACCGCGCGTGGCAGATGGACTTCCAGCGCCGCGTCTCGCAGGGACGGCTCTCGGAGGTGCTGGGTGAAGCCGCGCTCCCGCAGGACCGCTTTCTGCGAACCTGGGGCTTCTACCGCGCCGCGCAGTCGGCCCTGCCCGCCCTCTCGGAGCGGTCACGCCGGATGGTCCGCGCCTACACGGCGGGCGTGAATGCCGGGATGGCTCAACGCAAGGTCGCCCCCGAGTTCCGCATCCTGGGCTACACCCCCGAACCCTGGACGGACGTGGATTCCATCGCCTGGAGCAAGCTGATGGCCTACGACCTGGGCGGCAACTACGACGACGAGTTGCTGGGTGTCCGCATCCTGAAGCGCCTGGGCGAGGGCGGGCTGAACGAGGTCCTGCCCCCCTACCCGGCGGACGGGCCGACCATCCTGAGCCGGGACGAGCTGGGGCTGGGGGCAAAGGCCGGGGGGACGGACCTTCAGCAGGCCACCCTCCCCGACGCCACCCTGCGCGCCCTGCAAGCTCACCTCGACGCGGCCCGCGCCCTGGGGATGGAGCGGGTGCCGGGGAAAGGGAGCAACGACTGGGTGATCGGGGGCCAGAGAACCGCGAGCGGCAAGCCCATCCTGGCGGACGACCCCCACCTGGCCCTGTCCAGCCCGATGCTGTGGTATCTGGCCGACGTGCAGGGGCCGCGGCTCCGGGCCATCGGCGCCTCCATCCCCGGCCTGCCCGGCATCGTGATCGGGCGCAACGACCGCGTGGCCTGGGGCGTGACGAACGTGAACCCCGACGTGCAGGACCTCTACATCGAGCCCGCGACGGCCAGGCTGACCACGCGCACCGAGGTCATCAAAGTGAAGGGCGGCCAGGACGTGCGCCTCACCGTGCGCGAGAGCGCCCACGGCCCCATCGTGAGCGACGTGGGCGCGGGCGAACTGGGACCGCGCGTGGCGCTGAAGTGGACGGCGCTGCAACCCGGCGACACGACGTTCGACGCCTTTCTGGGCCTGAACTACGCGCGGAATTGGAGGGACTTCACGGCGGCCCTCGAAAAATACGTCGCCCCCAGCCAGAACTTTGTGTACGCCGATGTGGACGGCAACACCGGCTATTACGCACCGGGCCGCGTCCCCATCCGGCGGGGTTGGGACGGCTCTCTGCCCGTGCCCGGCGACGGCTCGCGCGAGTGGACAGGGTACATCCCCTTCGCCCGGTTGCCGCACACCTACAACCCTGCCGACGGCCTGGTGGTCACCGCGAACAACCAAGTCGTCCCCAGCAGCTACCCCTACACCCTCGCCAACATCCGCAACTGGGCCGAGCCGTACCGCGCGGGGCGCATCACCGACCTGCTGACGGCCAAGCCGACCGGCCTGACGCTGGACGACGTGAAGCGGGTGCAGCTCGACACGACCAGCCTGGTGTGGCGCGACCTGAAGCCCCTGCTGCTCGCCACCCAGCCCGAGGGGGACCTCAGCCGCCGGGCGCTCGACCTGCTGCGCGGCTGGGACGGCAACCAGACGACCGCCAGCGTGCCCAGCACCATCTTCGAGGCATGGCTCGCCGAGCTTCAGGCGATGGCGCAGGACGAGCTGGGGGACAGCACCCGACTGAACAGCCTCGCCGTGCGAAACCAGCTCCGGGCGGGTGGCGAGCTGTGCCGCGACGAGGCGGATGGGCAGCAGGACTGCGCGGACGAGTTGCGCTCCAGCCTGGGACGCGCCGTGGAGAGGCTCGCCAACCGCCTCGGCCCCGACCCCGGCGGGTGGACGTACGGCAAGGTCCACACGGTCGCCAGCAACCACCGCGCCTTCGGGAACGTGAAGGCCCTCGCCTGGCTCTTCAACCACTCCACGCCCACCAACGGCGGCACGAACACGGTCAACGTGGCCCGCCCCGACCCCGACACCATGCGGCAGACCCACGGCCCCAGCTACCGCCAGATCGTAGATCTCTCGAACATGAACCGCAGCGTGTACGTGGGCAGCCTGGGCCAGGGCGGCAACCCCCTGGGCGACCACGTGACCGACCAGCAGACCCTGTGGGCGGCGGGCGACTACCTCCCCATGAGCACCGACGAGGGGGACTGGGGCAAAACCCGGACGCTGACGCTGAATCCGGGGCGGTAG
- a CDS encoding DMT family transporter, translated as MTATPVTPIPSSPVRVGLGLALLAALGFGTLGVWGKLAAQVGLDPFAALAWRFGLVAPILLPLTGRGLSWRQRGPLLAVGLLYTVATTCYFAALGRITAGTTSLLLYLAPAFVILFGWLLGRKPDATRLGAVALAALGLGLVIGIPGAGDRDPLGLGLAAGAGALYAIYLLASEHWLSGAAPLASTAHMALVGGLSFAALSAIRGTLHVPATPEQWGIILGMAALATLVAVPALYGAIARLGAARASLIGTLEPLFTVLLAVLILAEPLRPGVLLGGALILAGAVLAQRRS; from the coding sequence GTGACTGCCACGCCCGTGACCCCCATCCCATCCTCTCCAGTTCGTGTTGGCCTGGGGCTGGCCCTGCTGGCGGCCCTGGGTTTCGGCACGCTGGGGGTCTGGGGCAAGCTCGCGGCGCAGGTCGGGCTGGACCCCTTCGCGGCGCTCGCGTGGCGCTTCGGGCTGGTCGCCCCGATCCTGCTTCCGCTGACGGGCCGGGGCCTGAGCTGGCGGCAGCGCGGGCCGCTGCTGGCGGTGGGCCTGCTCTACACGGTGGCGACGACCTGCTACTTCGCGGCGCTGGGGCGTATCACGGCGGGCACGACGAGCCTGCTGCTCTACCTCGCCCCCGCCTTCGTGATCCTGTTCGGCTGGCTGCTGGGGCGGAAACCGGATGCCACTCGTCTGGGAGCCGTGGCTCTCGCCGCCCTCGGGCTGGGGCTGGTTATCGGGATTCCGGGGGCAGGTGACCGTGATCCGCTTGGCCTGGGATTGGCAGCCGGGGCGGGAGCACTGTACGCCATTTACCTGCTCGCCTCCGAACACTGGCTGTCCGGCGCGGCGCCGCTGGCCTCGACCGCCCATATGGCGCTGGTCGGCGGCCTGTCCTTTGCCGCACTCTCGGCGATTCGGGGCACCCTGCACGTTCCGGCCACGCCGGAGCAGTGGGGCATCATCCTCGGCATGGCGGCGCTCGCCACGCTGGTCGCCGTTCCCGCCCTGTACGGGGCGATTGCGCGGCTGGGGGCGGCCAGGGCCAGCCTGATCGGCACGCTGGAGCCGCTGTTTACGGTGCTGCTCGCCGTGCTGATCCTCGCCGAACCCCTGCGGCCAGGCGTGTTGCTGGGCGGGGCGCTGATCCTGGCGGGGGCGGTGCTGGCGCAACGGAGGTCGTGA
- a CDS encoding type IV pilus twitching motility protein PilT: MPQPSADITDILRLAVEKGASDVILTVGLPPQLKIHGTYESPGFAELAATDTRKLMYSMMNERQQRTFEEKRELDFSFALGEKARFRVNAFMQRGYVGGVLRLIPTTIRSAQEMGLPQQVIDIATSPRGLVLVTGPTGSGKSTTLAAMIDHINATRKLHIVTIEDPIEFMHFHKQSVVNQREIGADTLSFQDALRASLRQAPDVILVGEMRDYETIRAAVTAAETGHLVMGTLHTNSAPESIDRIVDVFPEEQQEQIRVQLANNLVAVMTQQLLPRADGPGRVLAYELLIANPAVRALIREGKTYQIVSTMQTSAREGMVTMDAFLANLYRRRVISYDTGVARAVDPKEFARLANDASAGTGGASYAPPPAAAAQSPQPQGVGRGGDLGRTSTGSTSVGGGTGTSFGRR, encoded by the coding sequence ATGCCCCAACCCTCCGCCGACATCACCGACATCCTGCGCCTGGCCGTCGAGAAGGGCGCCTCCGACGTGATCCTGACGGTCGGGCTGCCGCCGCAGCTCAAGATCCACGGCACCTACGAGTCGCCGGGCTTTGCCGAACTCGCCGCGACCGACACCCGCAAGCTGATGTACTCGATGATGAACGAGCGCCAGCAGCGCACCTTCGAGGAGAAGCGCGAACTCGACTTCTCCTTCGCGCTGGGCGAAAAGGCCCGCTTCCGTGTGAACGCCTTCATGCAGCGCGGCTACGTGGGCGGCGTGCTGCGATTGATCCCCACGACCATCCGCAGCGCGCAGGAGATGGGGCTGCCGCAGCAGGTCATCGACATCGCCACCTCGCCGCGCGGCCTCGTGCTTGTCACCGGCCCCACCGGCTCGGGCAAGAGCACCACGCTCGCGGCGATGATCGACCACATCAACGCGACCCGGAAGCTGCACATCGTGACCATCGAGGACCCGATCGAGTTCATGCACTTCCACAAGCAGAGCGTCGTGAACCAGCGGGAGATCGGGGCCGACACCCTGAGCTTCCAGGACGCCCTGCGCGCCTCCCTGCGTCAGGCACCCGACGTGATCCTGGTGGGCGAGATGCGCGACTACGAGACCATCCGCGCCGCCGTGACCGCTGCCGAGACCGGGCACCTCGTGATGGGCACCCTGCACACCAACTCGGCCCCCGAGTCCATCGACCGCATCGTGGACGTGTTCCCGGAGGAGCAGCAGGAGCAGATCCGGGTGCAGCTTGCCAACAACCTCGTCGCGGTGATGACCCAGCAGCTCCTCCCGCGCGCCGACGGGCCGGGCCGCGTCCTGGCCTACGAACTGCTGATCGCCAACCCCGCCGTCCGGGCGCTGATCCGCGAGGGCAAGACCTACCAGATCGTGTCCACCATGCAGACGAGCGCGCGGGAGGGCATGGTCACGATGGACGCCTTCCTCGCCAACCTGTACCGCCGCCGCGTGATCTCCTACGACACGGGCGTGGCGCGGGCGGTGGACCCCAAGGAGTTCGCCCGCCTCGCCAACGACGCCAGCGCGGGCACCGGGGGGGCAAGCTACGCGCCGCCGCCTGCCGCCGCGGCCCAGTCACCCCAGCCTCAGGGCGTCGGACGCGGCGGGGACCTGGGGCGCACGTCCACGGGCTCCACGAGCGTGGGCGGGGGCACAGGCACGTCCTTCGGGCGGCGCTGA
- a CDS encoding DUF4403 family protein: MRRLLMPALLTALMTSPAAALSTVTLPVRVPLAGVQEAANARVPSEFARLDETRDFLGGLLSVKLTGTVTRTGHVSVKPTPEGDALIVSVPIRASFRAAPEGLGAFLARDFGGAATVSLRVRPFVTPEWEAGAQVTGEATWTDPLSVELKPGVPVSVQALVDGQVRAQLDRVAGEVARAVREGANLRARAGALWARAQQPWTLPTPDPAYARVTPRSLTVSPFRFTPEALGVMVGAAFDLSAGLGRAPTQAPVPLPPLKVAAPPAPGVDLSVPVRLPYPELSRAATRAANERPLTLPVPLSPTLRVTDVTVKPRGGKLNAAITVTISGPLGLSVRATTDVTGTPTLDPSGRVLTLSGVTVTTRREGLTGRVVGWLADARAQAYLARAARFDLAERLAEAQRQMQSRLPFAPAPGVELAGTVGPLRLTAFNVTPDALIVTAAASGALRATVEVEKIR, from the coding sequence ATGCGACGCCTTCTCATGCCCGCCCTGTTGACTGCCCTCATGACCAGCCCCGCCGCCGCCCTCTCGACCGTGACGCTGCCGGTGCGCGTGCCGCTGGCCGGGGTGCAGGAGGCCGCAAACGCCCGGGTGCCCAGCGAGTTCGCCCGCCTGGACGAGACGCGCGACTTCCTGGGCGGGCTGCTGAGCGTAAAGCTCACGGGAACAGTCACCCGCACTGGGCACGTGAGCGTGAAGCCCACGCCCGAGGGAGACGCCCTGATTGTGAGCGTGCCCATCCGCGCGAGCTTCCGGGCGGCTCCCGAGGGCCTGGGCGCGTTCCTGGCCCGCGACTTCGGCGGGGCGGCCACGGTGAGCCTGCGCGTCCGGCCCTTCGTCACCCCCGAGTGGGAGGCGGGGGCGCAGGTGACCGGGGAGGCAACTTGGACCGACCCCCTCAGCGTGGAACTCAAGCCGGGCGTGCCGGTCAGCGTGCAGGCCCTGGTGGACGGCCAGGTGCGCGCCCAGCTCGACCGGGTGGCGGGGGAGGTCGCGCGGGCGGTTCGCGAGGGGGCCAATCTCCGGGCCCGGGCCGGAGCCCTGTGGGCGCGGGCACAGCAACCCTGGACGCTCCCCACCCCCGACCCCGCCTACGCCCGGGTGACGCCCCGCAGCCTGACTGTCAGCCCCTTCCGCTTCACCCCGGAGGCGCTGGGGGTGATGGTGGGAGCGGCATTTGACCTGTCGGCGGGCCTGGGCCGCGCTCCGACGCAGGCCCCGGTGCCACTGCCCCCCCTGAAGGTCGCCGCGCCCCCTGCCCCGGGCGTGGACCTGAGCGTGCCCGTGCGCCTGCCGTACCCCGAACTCTCGCGGGCCGCCACCCGAGCGGCGAACGAGCGACCCCTCACGCTGCCCGTGCCCCTCTCCCCCACCCTGCGCGTGACGGACGTGACCGTGAAACCCCGGGGAGGGAAGCTGAACGCCGCCATCACCGTCACCATCTCGGGACCTCTCGGCCTGAGCGTGCGCGCGACCACGGACGTGACGGGCACGCCGACGCTCGACCCCTCGGGCCGGGTTCTGACCCTGAGCGGCGTGACGGTCACCACCCGCCGCGAGGGCCTGACCGGGCGCGTGGTCGGCTGGCTGGCCGACGCCCGCGCGCAGGCCTACCTCGCCCGGGCCGCCCGCTTCGATCTTGCTGAACGGTTGGCCGAAGCCCAAAGGCAGATGCAGTCCAGGCTGCCCTTCGCGCCCGCCCCCGGGGTGGAACTGGCGGGAACGGTCGGCCCGCTCCGGCTGACGGCCTTCAACGTCACACCGGACGCTCTGATCGTCACGGCGGCGGCGAGTGGGGCGCTGCGGGCGACAGTGGAGGTGGAGAAGATTCGTTAA
- the priA gene encoding replication restart helicase PriA, with protein MTPPGSPPLPVPWRVVVPLPVPALDYAAPHGHGGAVPLGCRVLVPWRGDLTVGLIVGEGDPHGAHRLREAVHVLDDEEGPWVPPATVEAVTAWARDARLPAGLVWGDLLGVGWSVRYEHRVRAVGGADLSAFARRVPGPGWTDAAGFPPALLDAIREQGLLEEAFRPVPRTRGVVRARPLAAVPAAARQVTVLRAVPEAPTLTPKGRVAWAWLAEHGPQDSLSAWARGVGVSAGVVSGVLNAGGAAYVPEDAPPPPAWEWLRANGPVESLSAWANGATADGVPLSPTVAGTLAARGWADTVQEPAPPPPMPEPGAPWTAPEPDRLPEAPAWRLHGGRPASRFRTLAPRVLRLLAQGRGVLVLAPDHATLRRAWEGLSGLAAAAGTRAVQISGGLNEVQREYAWGLVRSDRARLVIGSYLALAAPLADPALIVVLEEGSDAYKLPAGSQAFIPDVAARVATSGGASLALVGSAPAAESVPLPGAVLPPPRARVHVVDYANPPEQPELGPLSGVHLTPGDLGYPVSHDLARLLRQVQERGRQAALLAPRRGYSALLRCPSCEHTPGCRNCDVPLRFHQETRQLTCHQCGYHEGIPDRCDRCGERMWKARGPGTEWIAQTVEKLAPGLPVYRCDRDRQDDLSPLYAGESGVVVGTQLLLSQEAPPNLALVGVTLADTWLNISDFRASERYHRLLRQLAEWHPERAPLLVVQTFQADHPALRVMVEGRDALAYPAAEERARAALGYPPHARLAQVEVAARDPQRAKVAAQEVFEALHGAGATTGEVLGPAPSPVARLRGVYPYHLLLRARDDKRLAQLLSTLDRSWKARVRVDVNPRGGL; from the coding sequence GTGACCCCGCCCGGCTCCCCCCCCCTCCCGGTGCCCTGGCGGGTGGTGGTGCCCCTGCCCGTCCCGGCGCTCGACTACGCCGCGCCGCACGGGCACGGGGGCGCGGTACCGCTGGGTTGCCGGGTCCTGGTGCCCTGGCGGGGCGACCTCACCGTGGGTCTGATCGTAGGCGAGGGGGACCCCCACGGCGCCCACCGCCTGCGCGAGGCCGTCCACGTCCTCGACGACGAGGAGGGGCCGTGGGTGCCCCCGGCCACCGTGGAGGCGGTCACCGCCTGGGCGCGGGATGCCCGCCTGCCCGCCGGACTCGTCTGGGGGGACCTCCTGGGGGTGGGTTGGAGCGTGCGGTACGAACACCGAGTCCGGGCCGTGGGGGGGGCCGACCTGAGCGCCTTTGCCCGCCGGGTGCCGGGGCCGGGCTGGACGGACGCGGCGGGGTTTCCGCCCGCTCTGCTGGACGCGATCCGCGAGCAGGGCCTGCTGGAGGAGGCGTTCCGGCCTGTTCCCCGGACGCGGGGGGTGGTGCGGGCACGTCCCCTCGCCGCCGTTCCCGCCGCCGCCCGCCAGGTGACGGTGCTGCGTGCCGTCCCGGAGGCCCCCACCCTCACCCCGAAAGGCCGGGTCGCCTGGGCGTGGCTGGCGGAACACGGCCCGCAGGACAGTCTCAGCGCCTGGGCACGGGGAGTGGGCGTGAGCGCCGGGGTGGTTTCCGGCGTGTTGAACGCGGGCGGCGCCGCCTACGTGCCCGAGGACGCCCCCCCGCCCCCCGCCTGGGAGTGGCTGCGGGCGAACGGCCCGGTCGAGTCGCTGAGTGCCTGGGCGAACGGCGCGACGGCGGATGGGGTGCCCCTCTCGCCCACCGTGGCGGGAACGCTGGCGGCGCGGGGCTGGGCGGACACGGTGCAGGAGCCCGCGCCCCCGCCCCCGATGCCCGAGCCGGGGGCGCCCTGGACAGCCCCTGAGCCCGACCGCCTGCCGGAAGCCCCCGCGTGGCGGCTGCACGGGGGACGGCCCGCCTCGCGCTTCCGCACGCTGGCGCCCCGGGTGCTGCGGCTGCTCGCACAGGGGCGGGGCGTCCTCGTCCTCGCGCCCGACCACGCGACGCTGCGCCGCGCCTGGGAGGGGCTGAGCGGCCTCGCCGCGGCGGCGGGCACCCGCGCCGTTCAGATCAGCGGCGGGCTGAACGAGGTGCAGCGGGAGTACGCCTGGGGGCTCGTCCGCTCGGACCGGGCGCGGCTGGTGATCGGCAGTTACCTCGCCCTGGCCGCGCCCCTGGCCGATCCCGCCCTGATCGTCGTGCTGGAGGAGGGGAGTGACGCCTACAAGCTCCCGGCGGGCTCGCAGGCCTTCATCCCCGATGTGGCGGCCCGGGTTGCCACATCGGGAGGGGCCTCCCTCGCCCTGGTCGGCAGCGCCCCCGCCGCCGAGAGCGTGCCGCTGCCGGGCGCCGTCTTGCCCCCACCCCGCGCCCGCGTGCATGTGGTGGACTACGCCAACCCGCCCGAGCAGCCGGAACTCGGGCCGCTGTCGGGTGTTCACCTCACGCCCGGGGACCTGGGGTATCCGGTCAGCCACGACCTCGCGCGGCTGCTGCGGCAGGTGCAGGAGCGCGGACGGCAGGCGGCCCTCCTCGCGCCGCGCCGGGGCTATTCCGCCCTGCTGCGCTGCCCGAGTTGCGAACACACGCCGGGGTGCCGCAACTGCGACGTGCCGCTGCGCTTTCACCAGGAGACCCGCCAGCTCACCTGCCACCAGTGCGGCTACCACGAGGGCATCCCCGACCGCTGCGACCGCTGCGGCGAGCGGATGTGGAAGGCGCGCGGCCCCGGCACCGAGTGGATTGCCCAGACCGTCGAGAAGCTCGCGCCCGGTCTGCCCGTCTACCGCTGCGACCGCGACCGCCAGGACGACCTCTCGCCCCTGTACGCCGGGGAGAGCGGGGTGGTCGTGGGCACCCAGCTCCTCCTCTCGCAGGAGGCGCCCCCCAACCTCGCGCTGGTCGGCGTCACGCTGGCCGACACCTGGCTGAACATCTCCGACTTCCGCGCCTCCGAGCGCTACCACCGCCTGCTGCGCCAGCTTGCCGAGTGGCACCCGGAGCGCGCGCCGCTGCTCGTCGTGCAGACCTTCCAGGCCGACCACCCCGCCCTGAGGGTGATGGTCGAGGGCCGTGACGCCCTGGCCTACCCCGCCGCCGAGGAGCGTGCCCGCGCCGCCCTGGGCTACCCGCCGCACGCCCGCCTCGCGCAGGTCGAGGTCGCCGCCCGTGATCCCCAGCGCGCGAAGGTGGCCGCCCAGGAGGTCTTCGAGGCCCTGCACGGGGCCGGGGCCACCACCGGGGAAGTCCTCGGCCCCGCCCCCAGCCCGGTCGCCCGGTTGCGCGGCGTGTACCCCTACCACCTCTTGCTGCGTGCCCGCGACGACAAGCGCCTCGCCCAACTGCTCTCCACCCTTGACCGAAGTTGGAAGGCCCGGGTCCGGGTGGATGTGAATCCCCGGGGCGGGTTGTAG
- a CDS encoding MFS transporter: MTPTAPNGWRTFLTLWGTQSLSVVGSALSYFAITIYLTTTLYPAPEQRAALAFALSAVALAGALPAIFGAPVAGAWADRHDRKRVMFACDLGSALVSLALGLLVILGALPLWVLVPLVALGSFLGSFHGAAFDTSYAVLVPPERLPRANGMMQTLWTLSGLLAPGLAAFLIALPALLGQRGVHLPFLQNGTALVFLLDGLTFLVAGLVLWRLHIPTPKRTDAVPKSLMSDVGFGFRYILARRPLLWLLGTFSVANFVGAPLGVFEPLIVKFTLGPDWQARGLTFEAALALLATVGGVGGVLGGVFISSWGGLKERRVLGVLVPMILGGLALVAFAFSRNLYLSAVLMALNFFTIPVLNAHSQAIWQTQVPPEMQGRVFSVRRLIAQCTGPFATFLAGIAGGLFPPASILLVLGIAQVAFCAAQLFNPYLRRVEDRAWLEELATRRAAT; encoded by the coding sequence ATGACCCCAACGGCACCGAACGGCTGGCGGACCTTCCTCACCCTGTGGGGCACGCAGTCTCTCAGCGTCGTGGGCAGCGCCCTGTCGTACTTCGCCATCACGATCTACCTCACGACCACGCTCTACCCGGCGCCCGAGCAGCGGGCCGCCCTCGCCTTCGCGCTCTCGGCGGTGGCGCTCGCGGGGGCGCTGCCCGCCATCTTCGGTGCCCCGGTCGCGGGCGCGTGGGCCGACCGGCACGACCGCAAGCGGGTGATGTTCGCGTGCGATCTGGGCAGCGCGCTCGTGAGCCTCGCGCTCGGCCTGCTCGTGATCCTGGGCGCCCTGCCGCTGTGGGTTCTCGTGCCGCTCGTGGCGCTGGGTTCGTTCCTGGGCTCCTTTCACGGCGCGGCCTTCGACACGAGCTACGCAGTTCTCGTCCCGCCGGAGCGCCTGCCGCGCGCCAACGGCATGATGCAGACGCTGTGGACACTCTCCGGCCTGCTCGCGCCCGGCCTGGCCGCCTTCCTGATCGCCCTGCCCGCGTTGCTGGGCCAGCGGGGTGTACATCTCCCTTTCCTGCAAAACGGCACCGCCCTCGTCTTCCTGCTCGACGGGCTGACGTTCCTGGTGGCGGGCCTGGTGCTGTGGCGGCTGCACATCCCGACCCCGAAACGCACGGACGCCGTGCCCAAAAGCTTGATGTCGGATGTCGGCTTCGGCTTCCGGTACATCCTGGCGCGCAGGCCGCTGCTGTGGCTGCTGGGCACCTTCAGCGTCGCCAACTTCGTGGGCGCCCCCCTCGGCGTGTTCGAGCCCCTGATCGTGAAGTTCACCCTCGGGCCGGACTGGCAGGCGCGGGGCCTCACCTTCGAGGCCGCTCTCGCCCTCCTCGCCACGGTGGGGGGTGTTGGCGGCGTGCTGGGGGGCGTGTTCATCTCGTCGTGGGGAGGACTGAAGGAGCGGCGCGTCCTGGGCGTCCTCGTGCCGATGATCCTGGGGGGGCTCGCCCTGGTCGCCTTCGCCTTCTCGCGCAACCTCTACCTCAGCGCGGTCCTGATGGCGCTGAACTTCTTCACCATCCCCGTGCTGAACGCGCACTCCCAGGCGATCTGGCAGACGCAGGTGCCGCCCGAGATGCAGGGGCGCGTGTTCAGCGTGCGCCGCCTGATCGCGCAGTGCACCGGACCCTTCGCCACCTTCCTGGCGGGCATCGCGGGCGGCCTCTTTCCCCCGGCGAGCATCCTGCTCGTCCTCGGCATCGCCCAGGTCGCCTTCTGCGCGGCGCAACTCTTCAACCCCTACCTGCGCCGCGTCGAGGACCGGGCGTGGCTGGAAGAACTGGCGACCCGGCGCGCGGCCACCTGA